The genomic region ATACAAATTTATTACATTATTAAACTACTGGGCTTCTGTAGCAGGAGCCTCAAGAGTGGTAGATTTGGGCTTCACCtgaaaatatatacataaaaatagTTACAAATACAATAGTGCATAATAAATCATTCAAAATATATGATGTAAAAAATGTCCTGATAATATACCACTTACGATAAATGTTACAGCAAAAAAGACCTAGCTGAATACTGTATGTAGACAAGACTAGTGATACAGCATACTGTAGTTTAGATTTTTAGACCTTATTACATTTGTGGTAAAGAACTAAATTTGTTTAATGTATAAAAGCATAActtacaatacaatacattaaagtACTTACAATAACATTTTCTGCTTTTACTAGGAATGGTTCGTTGAAATCATGTTGACAATTGGCATACCCCATACCTGTGCCAAATCCTAGACCAAAGATGAGAGGCCAGGGTCGCCCTATAATTGTATAATAAGTCAATAAAACTGTTTATGAATATAATAGAACTTTCACTAAAGAACAGTACTGTAGTTTAGCAACTTAATACATtcacatttaaaaaaatatatacagtggacccccgcataacgatcacctccgaatgcaaccaattatgtaagtgtatttatgtaagtgcgtttgtacgtgtatgtttgggggtctgaaatggactaatctacttcacaatattccttatgggaacaaattcggtcagtactggcacctgaacatacttctggaatgaaaaaatatcgttaaccgggggtccactgtattccaaatacagtagacccccggtttacgatattatttcattccagaggtatgttcaggtgccactactgaccgaatttgttcccataaggaatattgtgaattagattagtccatttcagacccccaaacatacacatacaaacgcacttacataactggtcgcattgggagctgatcgtaaaccggggttccactgtacattatttcTGGTATCCTTAGAATGTACAGTAATGTGTATGAAAAAATTAGAACAAATTAATTAgaacaaattaaattaattagaTGAAATACAGTCTCCTTTATTTCAGTACCTTACAACACATACCATGATTAGAATGGGTAAATCAATGCTAACCTTTGTAAAATACCCGAACATATAAATAATTTACTCTTCAAAAGTGACACAACTTTACTTTATCTTGTGCACCATGAATATaactctgctcttgtagctacaaatATGTAATTACATACAGCAGCAGATTCATAGCAAAGAAATGTGGGATGCATTATCCTAACAAATACTGCATTATCTTAAGAAATCTATAAAATATGCTATAAGTACTTACTTTTTGTAATGTATTTTCCTAACAAATCTACAAAATAAGCTGTAAGCACTTACATTTAGTACTGTATTATCCTAATAAATCCATAAAATAAGATATTAGCACTTACTTTTAAAGACAATAGCAGAAAATACAACTCCTAGAGTAAGGCCTCCACCTGTGCAAAAGAAAGAAGCATTAATTTCTGACCTAAAAATCTGCAAAAGTTAATACGAGAACATGACAAAAAAAAAGAACACCCGCATGTCATTTACACTGACTAGCATTCAACTGCAACTTGCTGTCTACATATACTGAACTGTTATAAACAGCATCTGTTATACCTGCAAATGGTCTGGTCCCAGACCAATCCTTCATAAAATGTGAAGGAAataaaccacagaacgggtggggtttgaacccatggtgagtgagtcctaaaacttacAAGACTAAGAGCTGCAAAAAAGAAAAGCAAAGTGAACCCCACTGGAAATTAGTCACCACACTTCAACTTTCCTTAGGGTACCTATTTTAGATTAAGTTACATAATTTACCACCActgtataaatacagtggaccctcagttaaagacattaatctgttccagagagcttgtctaaCTAATTCTGTCAttaaccgaattaattttccccatacgaaataatggaaatccaattaatccgttccagacacccaaaagtattaaacaaaatttttttacatgaaatatacatttccctacacagaaaacaatgagacatgtagaataaatacattaataattaatataatgacacttacctttattgaagatgtacatgatgagtgatgagaggagggcagaggatggaggagtttgcaattgtttggaaggggagtccccttccataaggattttaggtaccaagtccttttctggggttacctcccttctttgttttttaatgccactaggaccagcttgagagttactggacccctgtcgcaccaaaaatctgtccacagAGCTCTGTTTATGGCTTGTCTTttagatttccctaaaatgggacacaacattgtcattgtagatgttgccagcacggcctgcaacagctgagTCAGGGTaatgttcatccataaaggtttgcacttcagtccactttgcacaaatgtccttaatctttgaagaaggcaacttcctccatctctcttccccctcctctgaaggaaattcctgagctgtggtctgttgctgttgcacctcaagctcttgcagctctgtagaggttagctcttcatcatcgtcctccaccaactcttccacatcctcgccactaacctccaaccccatgaacttccccaatgccacaatagattccacaactggcataggctcctcagggttagccccaaacccttcaaaatccctctcttgtacacactgtggccacaattttctcaaaGCAGAAtccaaagtcctgcaagtcactccctcccaagccttacctataaggtttatgcaactgaggatactgaagtgatctttccagaactctcttagggtcaattcagtgtctgaggtcacttcaaagcacttttgaaacactgctttggtatacaattttttgaaatttgaaatgacctggtggtccatgggctggaggagtggtgttagggggCAAAAATTTCActttgatgaaactaaactcccccacaattcgctcttccaagtctggaggatgagcaggagcattgtccattaacaggaggcactggagtggcaatttattttccaggaggtattttttcacactggggccaaacacgtcACAGAACCAATCGAGGagaatgtccctagtgacccatgccttactgtttgctctccacacacaatttagtcttgacggcactgtttttcttgaacacacaagtaaaggcttcactttgcaatccccactagcattactacaaaacatgagaattagcctgtctttcaaaggcttgtgtcctgggagtgccttttcctcctgagtaatgtaggtcctgtttggcattttcttccaaaacaggcctgtttcgtcacaactgaacacaaTTGAACCGGCGGCCTTTTGGCTAAAGTTCCCGCTtaacacacggagggcccggatttgattcccggcgggtggaaacatttcgacaggtttccttacacctgttgccctgttcacctagcagcaaataggtacctgggtgttagtcaactggtgtgggtcacatcgtgggggacaagattgaggatcccaatggaaataagttagacagtcctcgatgatgccttgactttcttgggttatcctgggtggctaacccttcagggttaaaaatcctaatgaaatcttatcttatcttgttgGGGTTTTAACTGTTCAGCCTCTATAtaccccttaaagtcctgcacatatttttcagccgcttttttgtcagaactggcagcctcgccatgctttatcacactgtgtaagccACTACGatccttaaatctctcaaaccaacttttgctggccttaaattcaccaatatgagcactagttccaggcattttcttaacgagatcatcatgcaactgccttgtctTTTCACTTATAactgactgtgaaacactatctcctgataattgtttctcattgatccacaccaacagtctctccacatcttcgagtatttccgatctctgttttgtaagcacatTTGCATCTTTTGCaataacagcttccttgattgcctttttgttggccaagacaGTCGCGAttgttgtatggggtttgttatacaacctggccagctcggagacacacacacactccacttttgtATTTCGTAATGATCTCTTTTTTGAATTCAAcagtatttctcaccctctttaccacagggctggcactagaagctttctttgggcccatggtgacttatttagcagtgaCAAGCactaaaacaatggaataatacaaaatgtatcgcatgtatgcttgtaaacaatggcacactggctgtacatgaaGTGGCTGGGCTGCTCAGGCTGCGTGGACACCTTCAGGATGAATGACTTTAACCGAGTTCTTTGCCGTTAACCGAGCCAATAATTTGACACAAAAATGTGTCGTTATCCAATTTTTATGTTATTCGATGAcgtcgttaactgagggtccactgcatATAAAAGTTTATAAAATCATAGCTTGATTGCTAGTGCATTCAGCTCATGCACTGAGGTCCAGAGGGTCGCTCTATgtagtcactgatgtcaactaggcctgtataccttgtacatgtacttgtaaaagagtactgtattaatattattaacccttaaacggtccaaacagatcgacgttcaaattcgtagtgctacaaaagtagatctacttttttttacatattttaaaatatatatataaaaaagtagaaaaaaagttttttttacactttttcaaatgtaaaacaaaaaagatctacattttttacatactttcagatgttgaaaaaacgtatacgtatatacgtttggaccatttaagggttaattacaGTGGActctcgaccaacgatattaatccgttccagagagcttatcTTTAGGTGAATTTATTGTTAGTCGaatcattttccccataagaaataatggaaatcaaattaatccgttccagacagccaaaagtattaaatttttttttttcatgaaatatacatttccctacaaagaaaacaatgaaacatgcacaataactacataaataaatgttaaaatgacacttacctttattgaagagtattgatgagggATGAGACACTGTtcttcttgaacacactgggattttcacagtgatacatgagtaaaggcttcactttgcaatccccactagcattacaacaaaacatgagagttagcctgtctttcataggcttttgTCCtgacagtgccttttcctcctgagtaatgtaggtcctgtttggcattttcttccagaacaggcctgtttagtCACaaataaacacttgttggggttggaatttttcagcttcaccatgccttaccacactgtgtatgccactacgattcttaaatctctcaaaccaacctttgctggctttaaattcaccaatatgagcactagctccaggcattttttcctgttcacctgggtgttagtcgactggtgtgggtcgcatcctgggggacaagattaagaaccccaatggaaataagttagaccgtcctcaatgatgcactgactttcttgaggtatcctgggtggctaaccctctgggggtaATTGTTTCTCACTAAGCAACACCAAAaacactctccacatctttgagtagtacagctgatggtggtggagcaGCTTCTgtcagtggtgcagcaacagctgactgtagtgcagcaacagctgaccgaggtacagcagcaactgacggtggtgcagcagcagctgaccatggtacgataatatttcgatagtatttctcacccctttttaccacagggttggcactggaagctttctttgggcccatggtggcttgtttagcagttacaagcactaaaaacaatggaatacaaaATTTATCAAATATATGCGTGGAACCGTCCACCCTGGCATGCAAACAATGATGGCAGGGCGGCTGAggtgctcaggctggacggacaggttcaggATGAATCATGTTGGTTGATTTTTTCATCGTTGgttgggccaaaatttttacgctcaaacGCTTCGTTGGACGAATTTAtcgttagacgatgccttcgttggctgtgggtccactgtattattatttgtCTGGATTACATGTATTAACctagagggttagtcacccaggataacccaagaaagtcagtctgTCATTAAGGACTTTCTgtattatttccactggggtccttcaatcttgttcccccaggatgcaacccataccagtcgactaatgcCCAGTACCAacttactgcaaggtgaacaaagaaagtaagtgtaaggaaacatgcccagcatTTCCACCAGTGTCAGaaatcgaaccatggacactcagtgtgagAGGCGACAGCATTGCCAACTTGCCACCTTATGTGCTCATGACACAGGAAGGCAAGACTGGCATTCTACTAGTGCAAAACATTTACAAGCTTTCTGTATCACACTCGTATAACATGATAATACATCCTAGAATGATAGCTGTCAACCAACTTACTACctcaaataaaataaaacaaaatacagtggaccaccacttaacaatcacctcccaatgcgaccaattatgtaagtgtatttatgtaagtgcgtttgtatgtgtatgtttgggggtctgaaatggactaatctacttcacaatattccttatgggaacaaattcggtcagtactggcacctgaacatacttctggaatgaaaaaatatcgttaatcgggggtccactgtataataaattACTGTATTGTATT from Cherax quadricarinatus isolate ZL_2023a chromosome 43, ASM3850222v1, whole genome shotgun sequence harbors:
- the LOC128694336 gene encoding MICOS complex subunit Mic10; translation: MAASKSEDILGQKWDRCVADTLIKIGGGLTLGVVFSAIVFKRRPWPLIFGLGFGTGMGYANCQHDFNEPFLVKAENVIVKPKSTTLEAPATEAQ